From Sphingorhabdus sp. SMR4y:
GGGTCTGGGCGCCGGTTCGCGACCCGAAGTCGGTCGCGCCGCGGCCGAGGAAACGATCGATCTGGTCGAACAGGCTCTCGAAGGCACGCACATGTGTTTCATCGCCGCCGGCATGGGCGGCGGCACCGGTACCGGCGCTGCGCCAGTAATCGCAAAGGCGGCACGCGACCGCGGCATCCTGACCGTTGGTGTGGTGACCAAGCCTTTCACTTTCGAAGGCACGCGCCGGATGAAAGCGGCCGAAGCGGGCATTGAGGAACTGCAGAAGAATGTCGACACGCTGATCGTCATTCCGAACCAGAATCTGTTCCTTGTTGCCAATCCCAACACCACGTTCAAGGAGGCTTTCCTGCTTGCTGACGAAGTGCTGCAACAGGGCGTCCGCGGCATTACCGACCTGATGGTCATGCCGGGGCTGATCAACCTCGACTTTGCCGACGTGCGCAGCGTGATGCACGAAATGGGTCAGGCGATGATGGGTACCGGTGAAGCGGAAGGCGACGGACGGGCGCTGGAAGCTGCCGAGAAGGCCATTGCCAATCCTCTGCTCGACGGTGTGTCGATGCAGGGTGCCAAGGGCGTTATCGTGTCGATCACCGGTGGTGAAGACATGCGTCTGATGGAAGTCGACGAAGCTGCCAATCATATTCGCGAACTGGTTGATCCGGACGCCAATATTATCTGGGGCAGCGCGTTCAACCCGAATCTCGACGGCCGTATCCGTGTGTCCGTTGTCGCGACCGGCATCGACAATGACGGTATCCGTCCCGCTTCGGCGCCATCGGCCTCTTTTGCCATGGGCAGCCCGGCTGCCAAGCCGGAAGACACGTCCGCGCCATCCAGCTTCGCGTCGTCGATCGCCAGCGACGAGGACGCGGAAGAAGCGGCACAGGAAGCGGAAATCGCATCTGCACCGGTTCCCGAGGCCGAACCGGAGCCAGAAGCCGAAACGGCTGAAGAGCCCGAAAGCCCTCCCGCTCCGGTCGCAACCTATGGTGACGACGATGATCTGAGCGTCACGCCGTCCTTTGCTTCGCTGACTCCCGGGATTGCGTCGAAAAACCCGACGTCGGAAGAGGATGAGCTGATTCTTGGCGATGATGCCATTCAGCCGGCCGAGGAAGACACGGCTCCTGCAGCCAGCCAGGCACCACCGGCACCGCGTGTTGCCACCAGTGGCGGGACGCTGTTCGAACGGATGTCCAATCTGACTCGCGGCGGATCGAAGGGCGATGATGCCGAGGATGGCGAGGATGACAAGTCACGCGATCCGCTCGACATCCCGCGCTTTCTGAACCGCCAGAATAACCAGTAATTACCGGTTCTCGCCAAGCTGTCTGATCGACTGATGGGGCATCGCGAGGGAGTTTGTCTTTCGCGTGCCACCATTGGCCTTGCCGGAATGCGGGAACGATTGATTTCAAGCGTAATCGTTCCTTTATGTATCTTGTGAATCACAAATTGAAAATTCTGCTGGCCGCGTCGGTGGCTTTTGCAACATCTGCCTTGCCGCAGGTGCCTGCCTTTGCCCAATCCAGCGCTCGGTCCAACAGCGATGACCTGCAGGATGCGCTGCGCCGGATTGCGATCAATTCCAATGACTCCTCCGCGCTTGCCGATGCCGGGCTGGCGGCCCTCGAACTGGGTGATATGCGCGCGGCGATCGGCTTTCTGGCCAAGGCGGATCAGATTTATTCAACCAGCGGCCGAGTGAAAGTCGGCCTCGGCCGGGCGTTGCTGGCGGAGGAAAATCCGTTCGGTGCAATCCGCTATTTTGATCAGGCGGTGGCCAATGGCATAGCGCCGCACGAGATTGCGGCGGATCGCGGTCTTGCCTATGACCTGATCGGGCGGAATCGCGAGGCTCAGAAAGATTATGAACTGGCCATGCGCCATGGCAGCAGTGACGAGCTGATCGCGCGCTATGCGGTGTCGCTGGGGATCAGCGGTGATGTTGACCGGGCCGATGCCCAGCTCAACCCGCTATTACAGAAAAGCGATCGCGATGCTTGGCGCAACCGGGCCTTCATCTACGCTATGAACGGTAGGAAAAAGGAAGCGGACAATATCGTCGAACAGACGATGGAGCGGCGCATGGCGAAAGCCATCAAGCCCTTTTTTGACCGTATGCCCAAGCTGACTGCTGCGCAAAAGGCGGCGGCGGTCCACTTCGGTCATTTTCCCGCCAGCGAGAATGTCGGTGTGGATGTAGCGGCGGTGCAACTGGCTTCCAGCCGGATTGCCGAAAATGGCAGCGGCGTCGACGCGGGCCTGATCCCGGTCGGCGAGGCGCTGGGCGCCGATGCCAAGCGCCCTCGCGTGCTGGCCATGCCCGACAAGTCGCCGCGGCGCCGCCCCGGTACAACCGAACGACGGTTATCCGATCGCGAAGCGCGCCGCGCTGCGAGGAAAAAAGAGGCGCAATCATCATCCCGGATAGCGGCAGCGCCGCCGCCGGCCAGCGTTGCATCCCGGTCCCAGACCCCGGCGAGAAGCGATTCGAATTCGACTTTCCTCCCTGCGACGAGACAGGCCGCAGAGCCGGAGCCGGTCAAGGCGAGCGAAAGCCAGTCCGGGAGCAAGACGTCGGCACCGGGTTTCGCTACCACGCTGGGCGTCAGCCGCCCGCCGGTGCTGGTCTCGCAAACCGTGGAGCGCAAGGTTGAAATCGCCGGTCGCCAGCCGGAAACCCAATCGGTAGTCCCGCAACCGCTGGAAAGCGCAACGGCCGCACCCGGCAAGGCGGACGGACCGGTCAATCTGATCAATTTTGATCTGGCGCAACAACGGTCCGCAACCGCCGACATGGCCTCGGCCGAACCGGCAACCCGGCCGCTTTCCGACATTATCAGCGGCATCGACATACCCGATCGCGAAACCCGAACCACGGTCGTCCCGGTCGATCTCGACGAAATTGAACCGGCCAAGCCAAAGCCGAAGATAGTCGCCAAGCCGATCGAGAAAACACCGGCGAAACCCAAAGAGCCGGAACATCCAAAACGCTATTGGGTGCAGATTGCGACGGGATCCAATCTCGATGCGCTGAAATTCGATTTCCGCCGGATGACGAAAAAACAGCCTGAATTGTTCAAGGACAAGCAGGCCTGGACTTCACCCTGGGGCCGCACTCGCCGGCTGGTGGTCGGACCCTTTGCCGATTTCAAGGCGGCCAAGGCATTCGAAGCGGATTACCGCAAGGATGGTGGCGACGGTTTCGCCTGGGCGAGTGCGGACGGTGTCGAGGTTAACGAGCTGTCCAAATGATCCAGTTGAAAAGCTATGCTAGCGACCCGGCAAGCAGCCGGGGCCGGTTGCACGATGAAAAGCGCGACGTGACACGCGGTCCGCGCGATGATTTTCAGCGCGATCGCGACCGGATCATCCACAGCATTTCCTTTCGCCGCCTGCGCCACAAGACGCAGGTCTTTGTCGCGCCTGACGGAGACCATTACCGGGTGCGGCTCACCCACAGTCTGGAAGTCGCGCAGATCGGCCGGACCATGGCGCGGGCGCTCGGTCTGAACGAAGATCTCACCGAAGCGCTCTGTCTCGCCCATGATATCGGCCATCCGCCGTTCGGCCATGCCGGAGAGGATGCGCTGGAAGAAGCTTTGGCGGATTTTGGTGGTTTTGATCATAATGCCCAGACCATCCGGACATTGACCAGGCTGGAAACGCCCTATCCGCGCTGGGATGGTCTCAATCTAACGTGGGAGATGCTCGAGGGTCTGGCCAAACATAACGGTCCGGTTGCCAAGCCGACCTGGGCGCTGGCAGAGGCCAATGCAGCGATGGATCTCGACCTTGACAGCTGGCCGTCGCTGGAAGCGCAGGTGGCCGCGATTGCCGACGATATCGCCTATGATAATCACGATATTGACGACGGCATGCGGGCCGGGCTGTTGACGCTCGACCAGTTGCTGGAGCTGCCTTTTATTGCGGAGCGCTGGGAGGCCCTTCGCAGCCGCTTTGCCGACGTTTCGCAGGAGCGGCTGCTTCCCGAGCTGATCCGTGACCAGATCGGCTTGATGGCCAATGACGTGCTCGCAACCACGCAGGCGCGCATTGCCGAATTGGGCATCGAAATGCCGGAAGATGTGCGGCAGGCGGGGCAGATGATCGGCGGTTTTTCCGATGCGATGGCGGAAAAGGAACGCCGGCTGAAACGCTTCATGTATGAAAATCTCTATCATCACCCGAAGCAGATGGCGGCGGCGGAAGAAGGTAAGATGATGGTGGCTGATCTGGTCAAGGCCTATCGCGATCAGCCGGACCTGATGCCGGAAAGCTGGGCCTCGGCGCTGCCGTATGAAGAACCGGAGCGGATCCGCCACATCGCCGATTTTCTCGCCGGCATGACCGATCGCTATGCGCGCAACCGGCACGCCGAGATTTTTGGCGAGCAGGCCGGCAAAGGCTGATACGTCACCCCGGCGAAGGCTGGCGCCCAACAGAAATGTGCGAGCCTTCGAAAAATCGGTTTGGATAGCAGACTGCGCTGCTATGACGGTTTATCTAGCATATATTCTGGGGGAATAGACCATGGCCGATACAATTCTGATCCTCGGCGCCACCGGCCTGATCGGCGGATTGCTGACCCGCAAGCTGGTCGGGCAGGGCAGGGACAAAAGCCTCCACCTGTTGCTCCGGCGCCCCTACCGGGAAGATGTCGGCAAAGCCAGAGTCCACGTGCAGTTGCAGGAAAACTGGCCCGCGACCATTGCCGGAATCAAACCGGATATCGTCATTTCCTGCCTCGGCTCGACGATGAAGAAAGCGGGGTCGAAGGAAGAATTTGCCGCGGTCGACCGCGATCTGGTCGGCGCTGTTGCAGCGGCTGCCAAGGCGGCGGGCGCCCGGCAGTTTATCGCCATCTCCTCGACCATGGCGGATAGCAGCGCGTCCAGTTTCTACCTGAAAACCAAGGGAGAAGCCGAAGACCTGATGCGCGCCGAAAAATTTGATCGCCTCGACATCATTCGCCCCGGCCTGCTGCGCGGAGAGCGGACGAATGACAATCGCCTGGGCGAAAGCCTCGCCATCGCCGCGAGCCCGGTCATGGATATCCTGTTGCACGGCAAACTCCGCCGGTTTCGCTCGATCCTCGCCAGCGATGTCGCGGACGCCATCATCGTGCTCATGGCCGACCGGCAACCGGGAGAATTTGTCCACGAGAATGATTCGATCTGGGACATGGTCTAGGTTCGACCGGAAATACTGCACCGCACAACAGAATCATTGACTCCCTGCGGCCGGTCATCCACTCTTCAATCTGCTTTTTGATCGTAGCCTCCGGGCGATGGTCATGAGATATTGCGGGAGAGCGTTTTGCTGTCCCACCGGACAGAAGAGCCGCCGAAGGAGCAACCGCCCCGGAAACTCTCAGGCCCCTGGACCGCAATATTCTCACAGGCACTCTGGAAAGAGAGCGGATGGTCCTAACGACCGGCGCTCCACCGAAGGGGTAAATGGCGTCGGATTTGGTCCGGCATGAACGCTCGCCGTTCATCCTGAGCTTGTCGAAGGATGGTTGGCAAGCGCGCTTCGACAAGCTCAGCACGAGCGGAAGTGAGAAGCCATGAAACTCTCAGGTTCCGTGACAGAGGGGGCAGTTTTGCAGGGCTTTGCTGCGGGCTGTCTTTTGTTTGAGCGGAAATATCATGAGTGAAAATACCCAAAATCTGAAGCAATTGCCACTCGGTGACTGGCATCGTGGTCTCGGCGCGCGGATGGTGCCCTTCGCCGGCTATGAAATGCCGGTCCAATATGAAGGCGTGATGGCCGAGCATATCTGGACCCGGACCGAAGCGGGCCTGTTCGATGTTTCCCACATGGGTCAGTTGCAACTGACAGGCGAGGGCGCAGCTGCGGCGCTGGAACGGGTCACGCCGGGCAATCTCTCGGCGCTGGCGGCGGGCAAGATCCGCTACACGCTTCTGCTCGCTCAGGATGGCGGGATTTTGGACGATCTGATGGTGACCAACACCGGTCAGAATCTCTATCTGGTGGTCAATGGCGCGACCAAGCATGACGATATCGCCTATTTGCGCGAACATTTGCCCGACAGTCTGACGCTGCACCATCTCGAAGACGCAGCCTTGTTGGCGCTGCAGGGACCGAAGGCCGCAGAAGCGCTCGCAAAACTGGGTATCGACCCGTTCGAGCCGGACTGGCCTCTGCCAACCGATCTGCATTTCATGGAAGCCGGACCCTTTCTCTGGAACGGTATCCCGCTCGGGATCAGCCGTTCGGGCTATACCGGCGAGGACGGCTTTGAAATCAGCGTTCCGGCAGAACATGCGGTGACGCTGGCCGAGGCTCTGACCGAGCTGGAAGAAGTCCGCCCGATCGGGCTGGGCGCGCGCGACAGCCTCCGGCTCGAAGCCGGTCTGCCGCTTTACGGTCATGACATGAATGCCGATATATTGCCGGTCGAGGCCAATCTGAACTTCGCTCTGTCCAAGGCGCGGCGGGAAGAGGGCAATTTTGCCGGAGCAGAGCGCGTGCTCGCGCAATATCCGGACAAGGCCGATAAAAAGCGCGTGGGCCTGTTCGTCGACGGTCGCCAGCCGGTTCGCGAAGGCGCTACGGTTGTAAATGCAGCCGGCGAGGCCATCGGTAAGGTCACCAGCGGCGGTTTCTCGCCGACGCTGCAGCGTCCGATTGCCATGGCCTATGTGCCGATGGATATGTCGGAAACCGGTACCGCCATTACCGTCGAGCAGAGGGGCAAGACGATAGCCTGTACCGTCGCCGACATGCCCTTTGTGCCACATAACTATCACCGCAAAACCAAGCCATAATATTATCAGAAAAGGACGAGACGATGAGCCGATATTTTACCGATGAACATGAATGGGTCGAGGTCGAGGGCGATACCGCGACCGTCGGTATCACCGACTATGCACAGGAACAGCTGGGCGACATCGTGTTTGTCGAAGTACCGGAAGTCGGGACAGAACTGGCGCAGGGCGATGATGCCGCCGTGGTGGAGTCGGTCAAGGCCGCGTCCGACGTCTATGCCGCAGTCTCCGGCGAAGTGATCGAGGTCAATGAAGCGCTGGAAGACGAGCCCGGCCTGGTCAACTCGTCGGCCGAGGAAGACGGCTGGTTTTTCCGGATCACGCTGTCCGACAAGGACGAGCTCAGCGACCTGATGGACGAAAAGGCCTATAAGGCCTTTGTCGAGGGTCTTTAGTCACAATAGCCCCTCCCCTTCAGGGGAGCGGTTGGGGTGGGGCCTGTCCTCATTCACAAATTCGGGGGCTGGCATCGAGCCAGCCTCCTCATAACCCACCCCTTGCCCCTCCCTTGAAAGGGAGGGGTTAGGAAGGAAAGAAGGAAGTATAATGCGTTATCTCCCGCTGACTCCCGATGACCGGCAGTCGATGCTGTCCAAGATCGGCGCGCAATCGATCGATGACCTGTTTGTCGATGTTCCGGAAGAAGCCCGGCTGAACGGACCGATCGAGGGCCTGCCGATGCACGCCGGCGAGATGGCGGTAGAAGCGCATATGAAGGCGCTGGCGCGCAAGAACCACGCCGCCGGCGATATGCCCTTCTTCCTCGGGGCAGGGGCCTATCGCCACCATGTTCCGGCGAGCGTTGACCATATCATCCAGCGCGGCGAATTTCTGACCGCCTACACGCCCTACCAGCCGGAAATCGCGCAGGGCACGCTGCAGACCCTGTTCGAGTTCCAGACGCAGGTCGCGCGTCTGTTCGGGGGCGATGTCGCCAATGCCTCGATGTACGACGGCTCGACCGCCTGCTGGGAAGCGATCACCATGGCGCGGCGGATTACCAAGCGCGGCAAGGCGATCCTTTCGTCCGGTCTGCACCCGCATTATGTATCGGTCGCCAAGACCATGGCGCGCTTCACCAAGGACGATCTGGCTTACCAGGCACCAACGCTTGACGCCGCCAC
This genomic window contains:
- the gcvT gene encoding glycine cleavage system aminomethyltransferase GcvT, coding for MSENTQNLKQLPLGDWHRGLGARMVPFAGYEMPVQYEGVMAEHIWTRTEAGLFDVSHMGQLQLTGEGAAAALERVTPGNLSALAAGKIRYTLLLAQDGGILDDLMVTNTGQNLYLVVNGATKHDDIAYLREHLPDSLTLHHLEDAALLALQGPKAAEALAKLGIDPFEPDWPLPTDLHFMEAGPFLWNGIPLGISRSGYTGEDGFEISVPAEHAVTLAEALTELEEVRPIGLGARDSLRLEAGLPLYGHDMNADILPVEANLNFALSKARREEGNFAGAERVLAQYPDKADKKRVGLFVDGRQPVREGATVVNAAGEAIGKVTSGGFSPTLQRPIAMAYVPMDMSETGTAITVEQRGKTIACTVADMPFVPHNYHRKTKP
- a CDS encoding deoxyguanosinetriphosphate triphosphohydrolase → MIQLKSYASDPASSRGRLHDEKRDVTRGPRDDFQRDRDRIIHSISFRRLRHKTQVFVAPDGDHYRVRLTHSLEVAQIGRTMARALGLNEDLTEALCLAHDIGHPPFGHAGEDALEEALADFGGFDHNAQTIRTLTRLETPYPRWDGLNLTWEMLEGLAKHNGPVAKPTWALAEANAAMDLDLDSWPSLEAQVAAIADDIAYDNHDIDDGMRAGLLTLDQLLELPFIAERWEALRSRFADVSQERLLPELIRDQIGLMANDVLATTQARIAELGIEMPEDVRQAGQMIGGFSDAMAEKERRLKRFMYENLYHHPKQMAAAEEGKMMVADLVKAYRDQPDLMPESWASALPYEEPERIRHIADFLAGMTDRYARNRHAEIFGEQAGKG
- the gcvH gene encoding glycine cleavage system protein GcvH translates to MSRYFTDEHEWVEVEGDTATVGITDYAQEQLGDIVFVEVPEVGTELAQGDDAAVVESVKAASDVYAAVSGEVIEVNEALEDEPGLVNSSAEEDGWFFRITLSDKDELSDLMDEKAYKAFVEGL
- a CDS encoding SPOR domain-containing protein, translated to MKILLAASVAFATSALPQVPAFAQSSARSNSDDLQDALRRIAINSNDSSALADAGLAALELGDMRAAIGFLAKADQIYSTSGRVKVGLGRALLAEENPFGAIRYFDQAVANGIAPHEIAADRGLAYDLIGRNREAQKDYELAMRHGSSDELIARYAVSLGISGDVDRADAQLNPLLQKSDRDAWRNRAFIYAMNGRKKEADNIVEQTMERRMAKAIKPFFDRMPKLTAAQKAAAVHFGHFPASENVGVDVAAVQLASSRIAENGSGVDAGLIPVGEALGADAKRPRVLAMPDKSPRRRPGTTERRLSDREARRAARKKEAQSSSRIAAAPPPASVASRSQTPARSDSNSTFLPATRQAAEPEPVKASESQSGSKTSAPGFATTLGVSRPPVLVSQTVERKVEIAGRQPETQSVVPQPLESATAAPGKADGPVNLINFDLAQQRSATADMASAEPATRPLSDIISGIDIPDRETRTTVVPVDLDEIEPAKPKPKIVAKPIEKTPAKPKEPEHPKRYWVQIATGSNLDALKFDFRRMTKKQPELFKDKQAWTSPWGRTRRLVVGPFADFKAAKAFEADYRKDGGDGFAWASADGVEVNELSK
- a CDS encoding NAD(P)H-binding protein produces the protein MADTILILGATGLIGGLLTRKLVGQGRDKSLHLLLRRPYREDVGKARVHVQLQENWPATIAGIKPDIVISCLGSTMKKAGSKEEFAAVDRDLVGAVAAAAKAAGARQFIAISSTMADSSASSFYLKTKGEAEDLMRAEKFDRLDIIRPGLLRGERTNDNRLGESLAIAASPVMDILLHGKLRRFRSILASDVADAIIVLMADRQPGEFVHENDSIWDMV
- the ftsZ gene encoding cell division protein FtsZ: MSINIGPPEVEELKPKIAVIGVGGAGGNAIANMIAAQVEGVDFIVSNTDAQSLNSSTAERRIQLGPDITQGLGAGSRPEVGRAAAEETIDLVEQALEGTHMCFIAAGMGGGTGTGAAPVIAKAARDRGILTVGVVTKPFTFEGTRRMKAAEAGIEELQKNVDTLIVIPNQNLFLVANPNTTFKEAFLLADEVLQQGVRGITDLMVMPGLINLDFADVRSVMHEMGQAMMGTGEAEGDGRALEAAEKAIANPLLDGVSMQGAKGVIVSITGGEDMRLMEVDEAANHIRELVDPDANIIWGSAFNPNLDGRIRVSVVATGIDNDGIRPASAPSASFAMGSPAAKPEDTSAPSSFASSIASDEDAEEAAQEAEIASAPVPEAEPEPEAETAEEPESPPAPVATYGDDDDLSVTPSFASLTPGIASKNPTSEEDELILGDDAIQPAEEDTAPAASQAPPAPRVATSGGTLFERMSNLTRGGSKGDDAEDGEDDKSRDPLDIPRFLNRQNNQ